A region from the Drosophila ananassae strain 14024-0371.13 chromosome 2L, ASM1763931v2, whole genome shotgun sequence genome encodes:
- the LOC6500252 gene encoding probable cytochrome P450 12e1, mitochondrial isoform X2, with product MPDDFVEDIRNLVIESICSVALNAHLGLLRENRDNQDIVSLKCALKDVVELGFQLDMMPALWKYLPVPSFKKLMAALDTITDFCCHHIELALRRVEDDAKAGRQAALGLETSILEKLAKFDRQTAVIIAIDLLSAGADPTLVSLGGTLLSLAKNPSKQDRLLEEIRGILPDKDSPLTMENMKSLPYLRACIKEGIRLYPIGPGTLRRMPHDVVLSGYRVVAGTDVGIAANYQMANMEQFVPQVREFIPERWLRDETNSHLVGETATPFMYLPFGFGPRSCAGKRIVDMMMEIAIARLVRNFRIGFDSIENAFKTQFFVQPNIPFKFKFVERDD from the exons ATGCCCGATGACTTCGTCGAGGACATTCGGAACTTGGTGATTGAATCTATATGCTCAGTAGCCCTGAACGCCCACCTCGGCTTGCTGCGAGAAAACAGGGACAACCAGGACATCGTCTCCCTGAAATGCGCCTTGAAGGATGTGGTGGAACTGGGCTTCCAGCTGGACATGATGCCGGCCCTTTGGAAGTACCTGCCTGTGCCAAGTTTCAAGAAACTAATGGCAGCCCTCGACACCATCACAGACTTCTGTTGCCACCACATCGAGCTGGCGCTTAGGAGGGTCGAGGACGACGCCAAGGCGGGAAGGCAGGCGGCACTTGGCTTGGAGACGAGTATACTGGAGAAGCTGGCCAAGTTTGATCGCCAGACCGCCGTCATCATTGCCATCGACCTGCTTTCTGCTGGGGCGGATCCG ACCCTAGTTTCCCTCGGAGGCACGCTGTTGAGTTTGGCCAAGAACCCCAGCAAGCAGGATCGATTGCTGGAGGAGATCCGGGGCATCCTGCCGGACAAGGACTCGCCCCTGACTATGGAGAACATGAAGAGCCTACCCTATCTGAGGGCCTGCATCAAGGAGGGCATCCGGCTGTACCCCATCGGACCTGGGACCCTTCGGCGCATGCCCCACGACGTGGTGCTAAGTGGCTACCGAGTGGTGGCGGGAACGGACGTGGGCATCGCCGCCAACTATCAGATGGCCAATATGGAGCAGTTCGTCCCGCAGGTGCGGGAATTCATCCCAGAGCGGTGGCTGCGGGACGAGACTAACTCGCACCTGGTGGGCGAAACAGCCACGCCCTTCATGTACCTGCCCTTCGGCTTCGGACCGCGCTCCTGCGCCGGCAAGCGCATCGTGGACATGATGATGGAGATAGCCATTGCCCGGCTCGTGAGGAACTTCCGGATCGGATTCGACTCCATCGAGAATGCCTTCAAGACCCAGTTCTTTGTCCAGCCGAATATTCCATTCAAGTTTAAATTTGTGGAGCGAGACGATTGA
- the LOC6500252 gene encoding probable cytochrome P450 12e1, mitochondrial isoform X1 — MLSPQMNASRQIPPKIRQLYRCLATKASVGLGEARPYADIPGPTKFQLARAFLPGGRYRGLPVHEMFLDLNRQYGSIFRMPSIAGVDMVLTMNPQDYEIIFRNEGQFPYRRSFQVMDYFKRVHRRDVFEGHDGLTSGNGPEWGKMRTAVNPILLQPRNAKLYMSNLLQVSDEFLERIRSARDPTTQEMPDDFVEDIRNLVIESICSVALNAHLGLLRENRDNQDIVSLKCALKDVVELGFQLDMMPALWKYLPVPSFKKLMAALDTITDFCCHHIELALRRVEDDAKAGRQAALGLETSILEKLAKFDRQTAVIIAIDLLSAGADPTLVSLGGTLLSLAKNPSKQDRLLEEIRGILPDKDSPLTMENMKSLPYLRACIKEGIRLYPIGPGTLRRMPHDVVLSGYRVVAGTDVGIAANYQMANMEQFVPQVREFIPERWLRDETNSHLVGETATPFMYLPFGFGPRSCAGKRIVDMMMEIAIARLVRNFRIGFDSIENAFKTQFFVQPNIPFKFKFVERDD; from the exons ATGTTGTCACCGCAGATGAACGCGAGTAGGCAGATCCCCCCTAAGATCCGCCAGCTGTATAGATGTTTGGCCACAAAG GCTTCTGTGGGTCTCGGGGAGGCCAGACCCTATGCCGACATTCCAGGTCCCACCAAATTTCAGCTGGCACGAGCTTTCCTGCCGGGCG GTCGCTATAGGGGTCTGCCGGTGCACGAAATGTTCCTCGATCTGAACCGACAGTATGGCAGCATCTTCCGGATGCCCAGTATTGCCGGGGTGGACATGGTGCTCACCATGAACCCCCAGGACTACGAGATCATCTTCCGAAACGAGGGTCAGTTCCCCTACCGAAGAAGCTTCCAGGTGATGGACTACTTCAAAAGAGTGCACAGGCGGGATGTGTTCGAGGGCCACGATGGACTGACCTCGGG AAATGGCCCAGAGTGGGGAAAAATGAGAACTGCCGTGAATCCAATTCTGCTCCAGCCCCGGAACGCCAAGCTGTATATGAGCaacctccttcaggtcagtgACGAATTTCTGGAGCG CATCCGTTCTGCCCGAGACCCGACCACCCAGGAGATGCCCGATGACTTCGTCGAGGACATTCGGAACTTGGTGATTGAATCTATATGCTCAGTAGCCCTGAACGCCCACCTCGGCTTGCTGCGAGAAAACAGGGACAACCAGGACATCGTCTCCCTGAAATGCGCCTTGAAGGATGTGGTGGAACTGGGCTTCCAGCTGGACATGATGCCGGCCCTTTGGAAGTACCTGCCTGTGCCAAGTTTCAAGAAACTAATGGCAGCCCTCGACACCATCACAGACTTCTGTTGCCACCACATCGAGCTGGCGCTTAGGAGGGTCGAGGACGACGCCAAGGCGGGAAGGCAGGCGGCACTTGGCTTGGAGACGAGTATACTGGAGAAGCTGGCCAAGTTTGATCGCCAGACCGCCGTCATCATTGCCATCGACCTGCTTTCTGCTGGGGCGGATCCG ACCCTAGTTTCCCTCGGAGGCACGCTGTTGAGTTTGGCCAAGAACCCCAGCAAGCAGGATCGATTGCTGGAGGAGATCCGGGGCATCCTGCCGGACAAGGACTCGCCCCTGACTATGGAGAACATGAAGAGCCTACCCTATCTGAGGGCCTGCATCAAGGAGGGCATCCGGCTGTACCCCATCGGACCTGGGACCCTTCGGCGCATGCCCCACGACGTGGTGCTAAGTGGCTACCGAGTGGTGGCGGGAACGGACGTGGGCATCGCCGCCAACTATCAGATGGCCAATATGGAGCAGTTCGTCCCGCAGGTGCGGGAATTCATCCCAGAGCGGTGGCTGCGGGACGAGACTAACTCGCACCTGGTGGGCGAAACAGCCACGCCCTTCATGTACCTGCCCTTCGGCTTCGGACCGCGCTCCTGCGCCGGCAAGCGCATCGTGGACATGATGATGGAGATAGCCATTGCCCGGCTCGTGAGGAACTTCCGGATCGGATTCGACTCCATCGAGAATGCCTTCAAGACCCAGTTCTTTGTCCAGCCGAATATTCCATTCAAGTTTAAATTTGTGGAGCGAGACGATTGA